In Siniperca chuatsi isolate FFG_IHB_CAS linkage group LG20, ASM2008510v1, whole genome shotgun sequence, the following proteins share a genomic window:
- the LOC122868233 gene encoding testis-expressed protein 47 isoform X1, with the protein MAASQKGRRFSSKRRENRHLEEEDSNTVTMFDVFHGKKREKIVLQRLIVIARLPHHLADRTQLGAHYEKLNFRLSKQYIWDHITGLLLIYPSCLLHIVESSREVLVSVLKDLKDMQQQPDCTLLEAPKVVFMAHNPQNRLFQQWSYKVLDADQGDIGAKRLEEEEESTETLVCTVLSALQKMSEHLVISKKALPGSVLDETPELIVSQEVLDKLLAREELQTPQQHLQMYNSPLNISMDFGQVIRSSFLTTV; encoded by the exons ATGGCTGCTTCACAAAAAGGCAGAAGGTTTTCGTCAAAGCGTCGAGAAAACAGACACTTAGAGGAGGAAGACAGCAACACAGTGACAATGTTTGATGTGTTTCacgggaaaaagagagag AAGATCGTGCTACAGCGGCTGATAGTGATTGCTCGGCTCCCCCACCATCTTGCTGacaggacacaactgggag CTCATTATGAAAAACTCAACTTCCGGTTAAGCAAACAGTATATATGGGATCATATTACGGGCCTGCTGTTAATTTATCCATCCTGTCTGTTGCATATCGTTGAA TCATCCAGGGAGGTTCTGGTTTCTGTTTTGAAAGACCTTAAAGACATGCAGCAACAGCCAGACTG CACCTTACTGGAAGCTCCCAAGGTTGTGTTCATGGCACATAACCCTCAAAACAGGCTGTTCCAACAGTGGAGCTATAAG GTGCTCGATGCAGATCAGGGAGACATTGGGGCTAAGAGActtgaggaagaggaagagagcacAGAGACTCTGGTTTGCACTGTCCTGTCAGCACTGCAGAAAATGAGTGAACACCTTGTAATATCTAAGAAG GCTCTTCCTGGGTCAGTGCTGGATGAGACTCCCGAGCTGATCGTCTCTCAGGAGGTTCTAGACAAGCTCTTGGCTCGAGAGGAGCTCCAGACTCCACAACAACACCTACAGATGTACAACTCAccgttaaacatcagcatggaCTTTG GACAAGTTATTCGAAGCAGCTTCCTCACCacagtttaa
- the LOC122868233 gene encoding testis-expressed protein 47 isoform X2 has product MEEMKAEEKKEDESGTSLFHQLMAQRKDLEEDVKIVLQRLIVIARLPHHLADRTQLGAHYEKLNFRLSKQYIWDHITGLLLIYPSCLLHIVESSREVLVSVLKDLKDMQQQPDCTLLEAPKVVFMAHNPQNRLFQQWSYKVLDADQGDIGAKRLEEEEESTETLVCTVLSALQKMSEHLVISKKALPGSVLDETPELIVSQEVLDKLLAREELQTPQQHLQMYNSPLNISMDFGQVIRSSFLTTV; this is encoded by the exons ATGGAGGAAATgaaagcagaggaaaagaaagaggatgAAAGTGGGACTAGTTTATTTCACCAGcttatggcacagaggaaggaTCTGGAAGAAGATGTG AAGATCGTGCTACAGCGGCTGATAGTGATTGCTCGGCTCCCCCACCATCTTGCTGacaggacacaactgggag CTCATTATGAAAAACTCAACTTCCGGTTAAGCAAACAGTATATATGGGATCATATTACGGGCCTGCTGTTAATTTATCCATCCTGTCTGTTGCATATCGTTGAA TCATCCAGGGAGGTTCTGGTTTCTGTTTTGAAAGACCTTAAAGACATGCAGCAACAGCCAGACTG CACCTTACTGGAAGCTCCCAAGGTTGTGTTCATGGCACATAACCCTCAAAACAGGCTGTTCCAACAGTGGAGCTATAAG GTGCTCGATGCAGATCAGGGAGACATTGGGGCTAAGAGActtgaggaagaggaagagagcacAGAGACTCTGGTTTGCACTGTCCTGTCAGCACTGCAGAAAATGAGTGAACACCTTGTAATATCTAAGAAG GCTCTTCCTGGGTCAGTGCTGGATGAGACTCCCGAGCTGATCGTCTCTCAGGAGGTTCTAGACAAGCTCTTGGCTCGAGAGGAGCTCCAGACTCCACAACAACACCTACAGATGTACAACTCAccgttaaacatcagcatggaCTTTG GACAAGTTATTCGAAGCAGCTTCCTCACCacagtttaa